A region from the Corylus avellana chromosome ca7, CavTom2PMs-1.0 genome encodes:
- the LOC132187890 gene encoding phosphatidylserine decarboxylase proenzyme 2-like gives MGHGSSKEDSPFGSKEEGSSRISHLKQRLHLHRHRHGRSSGFSSYQKLLTADGFARIALLTLIRAEMKFKDKWLACVSLGEQTFRTEISD, from the exons ATGGGACATGGAAGCTCGAAAGAAGATTCACCTTTTGGTTCTAAAGAAGAAGGATCATCCCGTATCTCTCATCTGAAGCAGAGGCTTCACCTTCATCGTCATCGTCATGGACGTAGTAGCGGCTTCTCCTCTTATCAAAAACTCCTCACTGCTGATGGTTTCGCCAGAATTGCTCTTCTCACTCTCATTCGc GCGGAGATGAAGTTCAAGGACAAGTGGCTCGCCTGTGTTTCTCTTGGAGAGCAGACCTTCCGCACTGAGATCTCCGACTAG